From the genome of Nitrospinota bacterium:
AGAAAAACCCAAACAGCCAAAGTCCAACTATGCCATTACCGGATTGTATTTTTACGATAACTCCGTTGTGGATATCGCCGCCAGCTTGAAACCCTCGGCTCGGGGCGAACTGGAAATCACCGATGTCAACAAGGCCTATCTGGAAAAGAGCCAGTTGACCCTGGAAAAAATGGGACGCGGCTATGCCTGGCTGGATACCGGGTC
Proteins encoded in this window:
- a CDS encoding sugar phosphate nucleotidyltransferase, which translates into the protein EKPKQPKSNYAITGLYFYDNSVVDIAASLKPSARGELEITDVNKAYLEKSQLTLEKMGRGYAWLDTGSHDSLLAAANFIETIENRQGLKISCPEEIAYNLGLISATDLEKLAEPLNKNGYGQYLLSLAQRGKS